In Halobaculum magnesiiphilum, the following proteins share a genomic window:
- a CDS encoding helix-turn-helix domain-containing protein — protein MTETDDDDGSVLEVEFRFERAAYPFVRASAVADCTLELAELVPRADGRYAEFFNVTGGDPEQIAALAAEHEGTEVSLVESYRDGSLFEFMVSDGCPARRLAELGALPRRVRGSAGRGTIVAEIPSDADAAGIVERFLEETPEATLASKRSKPSMTPLLSEATLHRRLETRLTERQLEVLRTAFDAGYYDWPRESSGKEIAAELGISSATFSEHIHAAERALITTLFEER, from the coding sequence ATGACGGAGACGGACGATGACGACGGCTCCGTGCTCGAAGTCGAGTTCCGATTCGAGCGAGCGGCGTATCCGTTCGTTCGGGCGTCCGCGGTCGCCGACTGTACGCTCGAGCTCGCCGAACTGGTTCCGCGAGCGGACGGCCGGTACGCCGAGTTCTTCAACGTGACGGGTGGCGACCCCGAACAGATCGCGGCGCTCGCGGCCGAACACGAGGGCACGGAGGTCTCGCTGGTCGAGTCCTACCGGGACGGCAGTCTGTTCGAGTTCATGGTGTCAGACGGCTGTCCGGCCCGTCGGCTGGCCGAACTCGGCGCGCTCCCGCGACGGGTGCGGGGCTCGGCGGGCCGGGGCACCATCGTCGCCGAGATCCCGTCGGATGCCGACGCCGCGGGGATCGTCGAGCGGTTTCTCGAGGAGACGCCCGAGGCGACGCTGGCGTCGAAGCGCTCGAAGCCGTCGATGACCCCGTTGCTTTCGGAGGCGACGCTGCACCGGCGACTGGAGACGCGTCTCACCGAACGACAACTCGAGGTCCTCCGGACCGCCTTCGACGCCGGCTACTACGATTGGCCCCGCGAGAGCAGCGGGAAGGAGATCGCGGCGGAGCTGGGCATCTCGTCGGCGACGTTCTCGGAGCACATCCACGCCGCGGAGCGGGCGCTCATCACGACGCTGTTCGAGGAGCGCTGA
- a CDS encoding VOC family protein, whose product MSPTTDATDRIDPAARIGRVTLAVSDLDAVIPFYRDVVGLRVRERDDGRAVLGTDAVGGTGGAPDGEDLLVLDAAPDAGPRPPDAAGLFHTAFLFPSRGALGDALSRVRDAGERLTGASDHRVSEALYLRDPEGNGVELYRDRPREEWPEADGEVQMDTLPLDVDSLLADRAGDADDAGDAAPADTAVGHVHLEVTDLDAAEAFYVDAAGFDVRQRWESAALFVAAGGYHHHVGLNTWNRRTAPASGTGLVEFEVMVPDGDGLEAIRGRLVDAGVEVHDGSDGFLAVAPDDVRVRFASA is encoded by the coding sequence ATGTCACCGACCACTGACGCGACTGACCGCATCGACCCCGCCGCGCGGATCGGCCGCGTGACGCTCGCCGTCTCCGATCTCGATGCGGTGATCCCGTTCTACCGCGATGTCGTCGGTCTCCGGGTTCGCGAACGGGACGACGGCCGCGCGGTCCTCGGCACCGACGCCGTAGGAGGGACCGGGGGCGCCCCCGACGGCGAGGATCTCCTGGTCCTCGACGCGGCCCCCGACGCCGGCCCGCGTCCGCCCGACGCGGCTGGACTGTTCCACACCGCGTTCCTGTTCCCGTCGCGGGGAGCGCTCGGCGACGCGCTCTCTCGCGTCCGCGACGCGGGCGAACGACTCACCGGCGCCTCGGACCACCGCGTCAGCGAGGCGCTGTATCTGCGCGACCCCGAGGGGAACGGCGTCGAACTGTACCGCGACCGCCCGCGCGAGGAGTGGCCCGAGGCGGACGGCGAGGTGCAGATGGACACGTTACCCCTCGATGTGGACTCGCTGCTGGCCGACCGCGCGGGCGACGCCGACGACGCCGGCGACGCGGCGCCCGCCGACACCGCCGTCGGCCACGTTCACCTCGAAGTGACCGACCTCGACGCCGCCGAGGCGTTCTACGTCGACGCCGCGGGGTTCGACGTGCGCCAGCGCTGGGAGTCGGCCGCCCTGTTCGTCGCCGCCGGCGGCTACCATCACCACGTCGGCCTCAACACCTGGAACCGCCGCACTGCGCCCGCGTCGGGTACCGGGCTCGTCGAGTTCGAAGTGATGGTTCCCGACGGCGACGGGTTGGAGGCGATCCGCGGTCGACTCGTCGACGCCGGTGTCGAGGTGCACGACGGCAGCGACGGGTTCCTCGCGGTCGCCCCCGACGACGTTCGCGTTCGCTTCGCGTCGGCGTAA
- a CDS encoding DNA-methyltransferase produces MSGDDDPHATEGDGGEADGVPGVGPSFETDHVVGVGDARALALPDESVDLVVTSPPYPMVEQWDEIFARLDPAIGESLTAAESGGTDAGAAAERAFDAMHGALAQAWEELARVLAPGGVACVNVGDATRSVGGRFRLWDNATRVADALSAAGLDRLPGVLWRKPTNAPTKFMGSGTLPPNAYVTLEHEHVLVFRKGSRRSFDAGDPARYASAFFWEERNRWFSDTWDDLRGAEQALGGDASAVARDRSGAFPVELPYRLICMYSTYGDRVLDPFWGTGTTTLAAMAAGRDSVGVERDPGLVASFDADARCAPELSRERGRRRLRDHRAFVAERDDPPSYDATHYGFPVVTKAERDIRLYAATDVASTAGGYRVEHEPIEAIGSSAE; encoded by the coding sequence ATGAGCGGCGACGACGACCCGCACGCCACCGAGGGCGACGGCGGCGAGGCCGACGGCGTCCCCGGCGTCGGCCCGTCGTTCGAGACAGACCACGTCGTCGGCGTCGGCGACGCCCGCGCGCTCGCGCTCCCCGACGAGTCGGTCGATCTCGTCGTCACCTCGCCGCCGTACCCGATGGTCGAGCAGTGGGACGAGATCTTCGCGCGCCTCGATCCCGCGATCGGCGAGTCGCTCACGGCGGCGGAGTCGGGGGGAACCGACGCCGGGGCGGCAGCCGAGCGCGCGTTCGACGCGATGCACGGGGCGCTCGCGCAGGCCTGGGAGGAACTCGCGCGCGTGCTCGCGCCCGGCGGCGTCGCCTGCGTCAACGTCGGCGACGCGACCCGCTCGGTCGGCGGCCGGTTCCGCCTGTGGGACAACGCGACCCGGGTCGCCGACGCGCTCTCGGCGGCCGGACTCGACCGGCTCCCGGGCGTGCTGTGGCGCAAGCCGACGAACGCGCCGACGAAGTTCATGGGCAGCGGCACGCTCCCGCCGAACGCCTACGTCACGCTCGAACACGAGCACGTGCTCGTGTTCCGGAAGGGGTCGCGCCGCTCGTTCGACGCCGGCGACCCCGCGCGCTACGCGTCGGCGTTCTTCTGGGAGGAGCGCAACCGCTGGTTCTCGGACACCTGGGACGACCTCCGTGGCGCCGAGCAGGCGCTCGGGGGCGACGCCTCCGCGGTCGCCCGCGACCGCTCGGGGGCGTTCCCCGTCGAGCTTCCCTACCGGCTGATCTGCATGTACTCGACGTACGGCGACCGCGTGCTCGATCCGTTCTGGGGCACGGGTACCACGACGCTGGCGGCGATGGCCGCCGGCCGCGACTCCGTCGGCGTCGAGCGCGACCCCGGGCTAGTCGCGTCGTTCGACGCCGACGCGCGGTGCGCGCCCGAACTCTCGCGCGAGCGGGGACGCCGCAGGCTCCGCGATCACCGCGCGTTCGTCGCCGAGCGCGACGACCCGCCGTCGTACGACGCGACCCACTACGGGTTCCCGGTGGTGACGAAGGCCGAACGCGACATCAGGCTGTACGCCGCGACCGACGTGGCGTCCACGGCCGGCGGCTACCGCGTCGAACACGAGCCGATCGAGGCGATCGGGTCGTCCGCGGAGTGA
- a CDS encoding HalOD1 output domain-containing protein — translation MNEPPISETNGDAEGGRQLSHVVIESVAEATDTDPFRLPPLHDAVDTDALSRLFATDGHAGSPTDGHVLFRYHGCDVTVHASGRATVEPDDDGG, via the coding sequence ATGAACGAACCGCCGATCAGCGAGACGAACGGCGATGCCGAGGGCGGACGACAGCTATCGCACGTCGTGATCGAGTCCGTCGCCGAGGCGACCGACACCGACCCGTTCCGACTGCCACCGCTTCACGACGCGGTCGATACCGATGCCCTGAGCCGCCTGTTCGCGACGGACGGGCACGCCGGGTCGCCGACGGACGGGCACGTCTTGTTCCGGTATCACGGATGCGACGTCACGGTCCACGCGAGCGGGCGGGCGACCGTCGAACCCGACGACGACGGCGGCTAA
- a CDS encoding winged helix-turn-helix transcriptional regulator, whose translation MAVEEPQTAESVESLDAGPCPVVDALEQVGSKWRLVVLHDLLDGEKRFNELKRSTDASARTLSRVLDDLREMDFVEKRMEPDAPVATYYSLTAKGESLSVVFSEVESWAGEWLDTCAE comes from the coding sequence ATGGCAGTCGAAGAGCCGCAGACGGCGGAGTCCGTGGAGTCGCTCGACGCCGGGCCCTGTCCCGTCGTCGACGCGCTCGAACAGGTCGGGTCGAAGTGGCGTCTCGTGGTGTTGCACGACCTGCTGGACGGCGAGAAGCGGTTCAACGAGCTGAAGCGCTCGACCGACGCGAGCGCGCGGACGCTCTCGCGCGTGCTCGACGACCTCCGGGAGATGGACTTCGTCGAGAAGCGCATGGAGCCGGACGCCCCCGTCGCGACGTACTACTCGCTGACCGCGAAGGGCGAGTCGCTGTCGGTCGTGTTCAGCGAGGTGGAGTCGTGGGCGGGCGAGTGGCTCGACACCTGCGCCGAGTAG
- a CDS encoding YqaA family protein, with protein MASEPSWWPDFGWLTRLVETATGWTGLGIIFVYSFLIAFALPGVSEVVLLAPLDLGLPQWVKLSIIMLVSGLGKAAGSVFAFHIGQEAKQSGPIIRWLRRSRFDVIEWSESTTAELARRYGYAGLAIALSVPFFPDTISIYAFAVLERDYWRFALATFVGSVGRLLVTLGLFGAGSLTLGLF; from the coding sequence CTGGCGAGCGAGCCGTCCTGGTGGCCCGACTTCGGCTGGCTCACGCGGCTCGTGGAGACCGCAACCGGCTGGACCGGGCTGGGGATCATCTTCGTGTACTCGTTTCTCATCGCGTTCGCGCTCCCGGGCGTGAGCGAGGTCGTCCTCCTCGCGCCGCTGGATCTCGGGCTCCCGCAGTGGGTGAAGCTCTCGATCATCATGCTCGTCTCCGGGCTGGGGAAGGCCGCCGGCTCCGTGTTCGCGTTCCACATCGGGCAGGAGGCCAAGCAGTCCGGGCCGATCATCAGGTGGCTCCGGCGCTCCCGGTTCGACGTGATCGAGTGGTCCGAGAGCACGACCGCCGAGCTGGCGCGCCGCTACGGTTACGCGGGGCTTGCGATCGCGCTCTCGGTGCCGTTCTTCCCGGACACGATCTCAATCTACGCGTTCGCCGTCCTCGAACGCGACTACTGGCGGTTCGCGCTCGCGACGTTCGTGGGTAGCGTGGGCCGGCTGCTCGTCACGCTCGGGCTGTTCGGCGCGGGGTCGCTCACCCTCGGCCTGTTCTGA
- a CDS encoding MFS transporter — protein sequence MSRGRLFGTLCGAVFLVNMARVVFAPLLSEFIDTFGIGEATAGLLVTLVWVGSAAPRLPVGWVLTRVPRHYVVLAAGVVLTLASTFATLAPGIDVLMIAAVGMGLASGVYFIAGNTLVSELFPETVGRVMGIHGTASQLAAVSAAPFVTVALGLGIEAVAGWRAVFAALAVAAALLTALVFLTARGAELPEAGAEDRDLLGAARTEWRTILTGVLILGVAGFVWQGVFNFYELYMLDKGLSPYVARNALTVVFGAGVPAFLISGRLADRLPHVPYLLGVLAAFIACLFALVSVSGLVPLLVVSAVTGYVIHSLFPAMDTYLLDTLPDTTRGSAYAVYSASMMIVQAAGSSVVGTLRGAGFAYDAVFGAAAAGLVVLLLGMMIAQRASWLPE from the coding sequence GTGTCACGGGGACGGCTGTTCGGAACGCTCTGCGGGGCGGTGTTCCTCGTCAACATGGCGAGGGTCGTGTTCGCGCCGCTGCTGTCGGAGTTCATCGACACCTTCGGGATCGGCGAGGCGACCGCGGGGCTGCTCGTCACGCTCGTGTGGGTCGGCAGCGCCGCCCCCCGGCTCCCGGTCGGCTGGGTGCTGACCCGCGTCCCCCGTCACTACGTCGTCCTCGCGGCCGGCGTCGTGCTCACGCTGGCGTCGACGTTCGCGACGCTGGCCCCGGGTATCGACGTGTTGATGATCGCCGCTGTCGGCATGGGGCTCGCCTCGGGCGTGTACTTCATCGCGGGCAACACGCTCGTCTCCGAGCTGTTCCCCGAGACCGTGGGACGGGTGATGGGTATCCACGGCACCGCGAGCCAGCTTGCTGCCGTCTCGGCCGCGCCGTTCGTCACCGTCGCGCTCGGCCTCGGGATCGAGGCGGTCGCGGGGTGGCGGGCGGTATTCGCCGCCCTCGCGGTCGCCGCCGCGCTCCTCACGGCGCTGGTGTTTCTCACCGCCCGCGGCGCCGAGCTCCCCGAGGCCGGCGCCGAGGACCGCGACCTCCTGGGCGCGGCCCGAACCGAGTGGCGGACAATCCTCACGGGGGTGCTCATCCTCGGCGTCGCGGGCTTCGTCTGGCAGGGCGTGTTCAACTTCTACGAGCTGTACATGCTGGACAAGGGGCTCTCGCCGTACGTCGCCCGCAACGCGCTCACCGTCGTCTTCGGCGCCGGCGTCCCCGCGTTCCTGATCTCCGGCCGGCTCGCCGACCGCCTGCCGCACGTCCCGTACCTGTTGGGCGTGCTCGCGGCGTTCATCGCCTGTCTGTTCGCGCTGGTGTCCGTCTCCGGGCTCGTTCCCCTGCTCGTCGTCTCGGCGGTCACCGGCTACGTCATCCACTCGTTGTTTCCGGCGATGGACACCTACCTGCTCGACACGCTGCCGGACACGACCCGCGGCTCCGCGTACGCCGTCTACTCGGCGTCGATGATGATCGTCCAGGCGGCCGGCTCCTCGGTCGTGGGCACCCTTCGCGGCGCCGGCTTCGCGTACGACGCGGTGTTCGGGGCCGCCGCCGCGGGTCTCGTAGTCCTGCTCCTCGGGATGATGATCGCACAGCGAGCGTCGTGGCTGCCGGAGTAG
- a CDS encoding YbaK/EbsC family protein has product MHASAARFAERVSEEYGFDPEIEEFPEGTKTAADAADAVGCSVDQIVKSIVIVADGEVIVVLTAGDNRVDTDALATEIDAESVRTGNPEEVKAATGWSIGGVPPFGHESPVATYLDESLLDHDRIWAAAGTPDAVFELAPAELREIADPVTTRAFE; this is encoded by the coding sequence ATGCACGCCAGCGCGGCACGGTTTGCCGAGCGCGTCAGCGAGGAGTACGGCTTCGACCCCGAGATCGAGGAGTTCCCCGAGGGGACGAAAACCGCGGCCGACGCCGCCGACGCCGTCGGCTGCTCGGTCGACCAGATCGTCAAGAGCATCGTCATCGTCGCCGACGGCGAGGTGATCGTCGTCCTCACCGCCGGGGACAACCGCGTCGACACCGACGCGCTCGCGACCGAGATCGACGCCGAGTCCGTCCGGACCGGGAACCCCGAGGAGGTGAAGGCGGCCACCGGTTGGAGCATCGGCGGGGTCCCCCCGTTCGGACACGAGTCGCCGGTGGCGACCTACCTCGACGAGTCGCTGCTCGACCACGACCGGATCTGGGCGGCCGCGGGAACCCCGGACGCGGTGTTCGAGCTCGCTCCGGCGGAGTTACGGGAGATCGCGGATCCGGTGACGACGAGAGCGTTCGAGTAG
- the mfnA gene encoding tyrosine decarboxylase MfnA has protein sequence MQPSVAERRPQSFDRVLSSMCTQPHPAARRAAERFLAANPGDPATYETIAELEREAVASLAEITGLADAVGVDGDTEARGNIGVRENTDSHGDIAAHGYVTSGGSESNIQAVRSARERAESDDPVVVAPESAHFSFHKAASVLGVELRTVPTDDAGRADVDAVAAAVDDDVALVVAVAGSTEYGRVDPIPAMADLAVDAGVPLHVDAAWGGFHLPFSGHDWGFDVDGVETLTIDPHKVGRAAVPAGGLLARDPTALDALAVDTPYLETASQASLTGTRSGAGVASAAAAMDELWPDGYRAEYERASELAAWFAEELRSRELDVVDPELPLVAFDLPRATFEAVRERGWRISRTGAGEARVVVMPHVTRGSLSAFLDDLDDLDAPR, from the coding sequence ATGCAGCCGTCCGTCGCCGAGCGCCGCCCGCAGTCGTTCGACCGCGTGCTCTCCTCGATGTGTACGCAGCCGCACCCTGCGGCCCGACGCGCGGCCGAACGCTTCCTCGCCGCGAACCCCGGCGACCCCGCGACATACGAAACGATCGCCGAACTGGAGCGCGAGGCAGTGGCCTCGCTCGCGGAGATCACCGGACTCGCCGACGCGGTCGGCGTCGACGGCGATACCGAGGCCCGCGGGAATATCGGGGTCCGCGAGAACACCGATTCCCACGGCGACATCGCCGCCCACGGCTACGTCACCAGCGGCGGCAGCGAGTCCAACATCCAGGCGGTGCGCTCGGCCCGCGAGCGCGCAGAGTCTGACGACCCGGTCGTCGTCGCCCCCGAGTCCGCCCACTTCAGTTTCCACAAGGCCGCGTCGGTGCTCGGCGTGGAACTCCGGACGGTTCCGACCGACGACGCCGGCCGCGCGGACGTGGACGCCGTCGCCGCCGCGGTCGACGACGACGTGGCGCTCGTCGTCGCCGTCGCGGGCTCGACCGAGTACGGCCGCGTCGACCCGATCCCCGCGATGGCCGACCTGGCTGTCGACGCCGGCGTCCCGTTGCACGTCGACGCCGCATGGGGCGGGTTCCACCTCCCCTTCTCGGGTCACGACTGGGGGTTCGACGTCGACGGCGTCGAGACGCTGACGATCGACCCCCACAAGGTCGGGCGCGCGGCGGTGCCCGCCGGGGGGCTGCTCGCGCGCGACCCCACGGCGCTCGACGCCCTCGCGGTCGACACGCCGTACCTGGAGACGGCCTCGCAGGCGAGCCTCACGGGCACCCGCTCGGGTGCGGGCGTCGCGAGCGCGGCCGCCGCGATGGACGAGCTGTGGCCCGACGGCTACCGCGCCGAGTACGAACGCGCGAGCGAGCTCGCCGCGTGGTTCGCTGAGGAGCTGCGCAGCCGGGAGCTCGATGTCGTCGACCCGGAGCTCCCGCTCGTCGCGTTCGATCTCCCGCGGGCGACGTTCGAGGCGGTCCGCGAGCGCGGCTGGCGCATCTCTCGCACCGGCGCCGGCGAGGCCCGCGTGGTCGTGATGCCGCACGTCACCCGCGGGTCGCTTTCGGCGTTCCTCGACGACCTCGACGACCTCGACGCCCCGCGATAG
- the metG gene encoding methionine--tRNA ligase — protein MSSKDTHTREAFPTDAPAVVTCGLPYANGDLHIGHLRTYVGGDVYSRALESLGQETAFVCGSDMHGTPIAVQAIQEDVDPEAFALEWHEQYGETFPKFDVDFDNYGHTHDETNRELTYEIVDRLESEGYVYEKEIKVAWDPVDEQPLPDRYVEGTCPYCGAHARGDECDEGCGRHLEPGEIEDPVSTISGNPAEYRDRAHKFFRVSELSEYLDGFLDRLEGTSNARNQPRQWLEDGLQDWCITRDLDWGFDYPGEDDLVLYVWVDAPIEYIASTKQYTERVGADEYDWEEAWRDDGEIVHVIGRDIIQHHTIFWPAMLHVADFAEPRAVMASGFMTLDGQGFSTSRDRAVWAREYLDEGFHPDLLRYYLATNGGFQQDVDFSWEKFRDRVNNELVGTVGNFLYRSLLFAHRNFEGTPEAEVSPEVEARIEEAIADFEAGVNDYSVRQVGTATVELARFGNEYIQREEPWNLLGEDDEAAAQVIRDCVQIAKAVAVLFEPIAPGTSEELWDQLHEDGSVHDVTTDAALEAPPRDFGAPEELYEKIEDERVEELNEKLESRVAEAAADATGADADADETESDEGEGDAESAMSDIEPVADDRISFDEFQDLDLRVGEIVDAEGIEGADELVRLTVDIGVEERQIVAGLKQLHDVESLPGTRVVIVANLEKAELFGVESNGMVLAAGEDADLLTTHGDSSLGTTIR, from the coding sequence ATGAGCAGCAAGGACACACACACGCGCGAGGCGTTCCCCACGGACGCGCCGGCGGTGGTGACGTGCGGGTTGCCGTACGCCAACGGCGACCTCCACATCGGCCACCTCCGGACGTACGTCGGCGGCGACGTGTACTCGCGGGCGCTGGAATCGCTCGGCCAGGAGACCGCGTTCGTCTGCGGGTCGGACATGCACGGCACCCCGATCGCCGTCCAGGCGATCCAGGAGGACGTCGACCCCGAGGCGTTCGCCCTGGAGTGGCACGAACAGTACGGCGAGACGTTCCCGAAGTTCGACGTGGACTTCGACAACTACGGCCACACCCACGACGAGACGAACCGCGAACTCACCTACGAGATCGTGGACCGACTGGAGTCGGAGGGGTACGTCTACGAGAAGGAGATCAAGGTCGCGTGGGACCCCGTCGACGAACAGCCCCTCCCCGACCGCTACGTCGAGGGGACGTGCCCGTACTGCGGCGCGCACGCCCGCGGCGACGAGTGCGACGAGGGCTGCGGCCGCCACCTCGAACCCGGGGAGATCGAGGACCCCGTCTCGACCATCTCGGGCAACCCCGCGGAGTACCGCGATCGCGCGCACAAGTTCTTCCGCGTCTCCGAGCTCTCGGAGTACCTCGACGGGTTCCTCGACCGCCTGGAGGGCACCTCGAACGCCCGGAACCAGCCGCGCCAGTGGCTCGAGGACGGGCTCCAGGACTGGTGTATCACGCGCGACCTCGACTGGGGGTTCGACTACCCCGGCGAGGACGACCTCGTCCTCTACGTCTGGGTCGACGCGCCGATCGAGTACATCGCCTCCACGAAGCAGTACACCGAGCGTGTCGGCGCCGACGAGTACGACTGGGAGGAGGCCTGGCGCGACGACGGCGAGATCGTTCACGTGATCGGCCGCGACATCATCCAACACCACACGATCTTCTGGCCCGCGATGCTGCATGTCGCCGACTTCGCGGAGCCGCGCGCCGTGATGGCGAGCGGTTTCATGACGCTCGACGGGCAGGGCTTCTCGACCTCCCGCGACCGGGCGGTGTGGGCAAGGGAGTACCTCGACGAGGGCTTCCACCCGGACCTGCTGCGTTACTACCTCGCCACGAACGGCGGGTTCCAGCAGGACGTGGACTTCTCCTGGGAGAAGTTCCGCGACCGCGTCAACAACGAGCTCGTCGGCACGGTCGGGAACTTCCTGTACCGCTCGCTGCTGTTCGCCCACCGCAACTTCGAGGGCACCCCCGAGGCCGAGGTCAGTCCGGAGGTCGAAGCCCGAATCGAGGAGGCGATCGCGGACTTCGAGGCCGGCGTCAACGACTACTCCGTCCGGCAGGTCGGGACCGCGACCGTCGAGCTGGCCCGCTTCGGAAACGAGTACATCCAGCGCGAGGAGCCGTGGAACCTCCTCGGCGAGGACGACGAGGCCGCCGCACAGGTCATCCGCGACTGCGTCCAGATCGCGAAGGCCGTCGCCGTCCTCTTCGAGCCGATCGCCCCCGGAACGAGCGAGGAGCTGTGGGACCAGCTGCACGAGGACGGCTCCGTCCACGACGTGACCACGGACGCCGCGCTGGAGGCGCCCCCGCGCGATTTCGGCGCGCCCGAGGAACTCTACGAGAAGATCGAGGACGAGCGCGTCGAGGAGCTCAACGAGAAGCTCGAATCGCGCGTCGCCGAGGCGGCGGCCGACGCGACGGGAGCCGACGCCGACGCGGACGAAACCGAAAGCGACGAGGGCGAGGGTGACGCCGAGTCGGCCATGAGCGACATCGAACCCGTCGCCGACGACCGCATCAGCTTCGACGAGTTCCAGGACCTCGACCTCCGTGTCGGGGAGATCGTCGACGCGGAGGGGATCGAGGGCGCCGACGAGCTGGTTCGGCTCACCGTCGACATCGGCGTCGAGGAGCGTCAGATCGTCGCCGGCCTGAAACAGCTTCACGACGTCGAGTCGCTTCCCGGCACTCGCGTCGTGATCGTCGCGAACCTGGAGAAGGCGGAGCTGTTCGGCGTCGAGTCGAACGGCATGGTGCTCGCGGCCGGCGAGGACGCGGACCTGCTGACGACCCACGGCGACTCGTCGCTCGGGACGACGATCCGGTAA